tcttctccaaattgtcaaaGAGGATGAATCTCTAATCTCCAGAAATGGCTTACAAAAGTCTCCAGGTGTagaaaaactcagaaaaaaaagtagaacaTATCCTCTCCTATGCTCATTAGGTTTTGGGGGTATTTATAcccttattaaaataaaaatgagaatagGAAAATTCAGGAAAATGAAATAAGTGTCTAGAACCCAGACAGGAAGACATCAGACTTCACCAGACATCTTAAGAATTCTCTACACTTCAGCAGACTTGTCCATAAACTTCTCCAGACTTCAACAaacttgtctacagacttcactAGATTTCCCTAGACTTGTTTatagacttcaccagacttcttTAGACTTGTCCAAACTTCATGATTCAGTTCAACTTGTAGATATCCAAAAGTCACTTCCTGCTTCTTTATTCCAGTTAAGCTCGAACCCAACCAAAAGACTCTGAATCTAGCACATTGTCTCCACACCTAATCACAACtcaagaaaagaccaaaaaaacacaaaaaacggACAAAGATGCGACAAATGACTCAAAATGAATATTAAATGAAAGACAAAAGacaccaaaaacacaatacaTCAAAGATCTAATTGTACACATTACACTACATATATACTCTACTTAGTTTTAACCTAAGGTTTATAAACCACTAAACCCATTAATAGAAATGGGCCTAATATGTTTACTGGTccaaaacattttaaacaaaGACATGAGTCTCTCTCCCTTCCtcacgcttcttcttcttctcttcttcaccttcgTTAATCGTCGCTCTCTCTTCTTAATCTCAGCTCTTATTTACCAAGATTGGATTTCCAACATAttctacataatttttttgttttataagttttatttcaatggttgtgtttttagtaacagtttatatttaatgtttatgtattcaaaatattcttttatatttaaatgatttcacaatctataattttaaattttaaatcatttactttttttgtaaaatacttCTCTGCGATTTCGCGGGGTGTCTGAGTCGTAGGACttataaaattaatgtttcttttataaTCGTTGTATAATTATTAGCACGTTTTCTAGATTTCTTTAGCAACTCTATTATTTGGTCAACTTTTGTAAGCAACTTTTTAAACTAAACATGATAATTATCTATTACAAATTGTATACGCAACTTTATAAACTAAACATTTTTTCCGCCCCAGCGCATGATAATTATCTATTAACTACTGACCTGTTCCAACTTTAAATATGCAAGTTTACTATCATGtctttgtttataattattgaaactaAGACTGCCAACATTTTAAGAGATTCAAGCTTGAGAACATCACCACAAACACAGAGTCATGTCAACATCTTCTCAATCGTATCCGATGAGCGGCGGTGACGATCAACACAGTTACATCCATAATTCTTCATACCAAGTAAGTGATATAATCTtcatttgttataaataaagaTGTACATATTGTATTCTGATGATTTTGTTATTCCTAGAATGTAACCGTACGTGTCATGTAGTTTTTGTGAGATATATCTAGCGCACGTAATAATTAACATACATGTGTTTTACAGAAAGCAGTTATAGATGGGGTTGAAGAAAAGGCAAGGCAAtacattttagaaaaaaacaatctcCTGAATCTTATGAAACCCGATCTTAGTATTTTTACTATTGCAAATTATGGTTGTTCAATCGGTCCTAACACGTTTCATGCTGTTCAAAGTATCACTGATACTGTGAAACTTAAACACATGAAAGAAAGGCAAGAAATTAGTCTTGTTCCTCTCGAGTTCCAAGTTTGCTTCAACGATCAAGCCAACAATGACTTCAACACACTCTTTAGAACTCAGCCTCCTTCCTTTGAGCAAGAATATTTCTCGGTCGGTGTTCCGGGCTCTTTCTATGGCCGAGTGTTACCGAGGAATAGCATCCACATAGGACACACTTCCTACACGACTCACTGGCTTTCCAAAGTTCCCGAACACGTATGTGACAAGAAATCTCCAGCTTGGAACAAAAATTACATTCATTGTAACAATTTGATAGAAGAAGTTACGGAGGCTTACAAGGTCCAGTTCAGAAAAGATATGAGCGTATTTCTTAAAGCTAGAGCCGAAGAACTTGTGCCTGAAGGATTGATGATCGCCTTAGGAGAACTTTTcatctgttttatttttatttttctctatttgcAGGGAGTAACCACCCTGGAAAAGATCGAACTATTCAGCATGCCCATGTATTTTCCTCAGTATAGTGAACTGAAAAGAGCGATTGAGCAAAATGGAAGCTTTACAATTGAGATGATGGAGACTACAAGCCATCCATTGGAGGCTCTGCAACTAACCAATGACTTCATCACTTTAATGTTTGGAGCCTTTCTCTCAACAATGATAGAAAAACATTTTGGAGATTTTGTGGTCGATGAACTATTCGATCAACTTGCTAAGAAACTCTTGAAGCACCCTATTGATTTTGAAAAGTGTAagaaaaatatggtttattatatCATTCTTAAACGAAAATAAACATTGAGATAATCATGCCTttaatttgttatgttttcttcttttgaaattttatatatgtcctTTGTTATACTGTAATAGCATTTATCATACTAGCAATATAAGGAATATTAGGTTTTCACCCGTGGTACGACATGggtctaaattttaaattattattttttaaataatatttttaatttatttagtttttgaattcccaataaattaaattttatctaattaatttataattttgttaagaatattttttcttcttcttacgttttatacagtttataacctaattacattaactttgttattagatagaatgtaaaattttaaaacatttagttttgttttctataattaaacagaggtctatgcctatatggtatgttagcgtatatttttatgtgtatacaatttttttttggaatattaagaatgtgttgtagtatatttaatattttgttgttcatattctaaataatttataaattaattttccaaactatgactacaaatctatagtatatgaaataaactaatagttttagtgttggttctattgTCCAAACCGCCATGCTAGGTGGATcacacaacatgttcaaagatttttaatccacaaaaattcatcatacgaaacccgtgaaagtaaaatatagtatgtgaggctaaaagtcactttttatcaaatcagtttttcaaatttttaaagaacaatacctTTTCACTcacctctttataaaataaggaaaaaaaatctgtatacatttacaattatgtttgttacctattaaaacaattagtttctataattaatcaaatataaataaagttaatttgtttattaaattaattatttaatgccAATGGCATGTCTGTAAATAAGTGTCAATTCGAGGATTTATCTTATAAATACATAAGAAAACCATTTAgacaccaaatatatatatatatattaatttgtttatttgaaaaGCTTAATATTATGTCTTTGTTCACACCAAATATccccttatatattaatagggaaccatgttttgagaaaaatgcGGATGTGTCTTCGCTAGCTTTCAACAACTTTTAGTAGAGTACCCTCATTTGATTATACTATTTACAactacaaaaattaacaaaaaaaaacaatgttattgattttttttcacatGTACTATATTTTGTTGACGtgtacttgattttttttaaatctaaaatctaatttatcaacattttatcaatatattattCATCAGATAATATTcaccaaataattaatatactaaaaaaaattcccgaacactaaaaaaagaaatgaatgtaacaaaaaaatcagcaaattaaaatacaaatttgcACTTACTAGTACTCAtatctttacattttcaatAAATCTTATACTACACTTcttacaatttccagaatttttaaatttttttcatgTAATCATTTATCTGTTTCGATAAATTggtttttaaaccacacaaaagacatgttgtcataaaatagtaatattttatcaatattcTCTCTATCACATTAAACCTTTTTTAACGTTCAAAGATTTCACGGGAGAAACATattcttacaaaaaataaatgaaaatttgaattatttttttttaattacatattatgttttacACAAATGAGGTTCCATAATTGTATAGCTttactcataataattttagtttaatttatttattcagcTCATAGTGGGGAAGACGGCCGATTTCCCCACCAGAACTATCGTATAGAGCCAGATAGAGCCCGTTCTTTACCCTCGGTCTAAATGTCCCCGAAAAAAAAGTTCAAGACCAATTTCCCCTCGAATCCAAAGTTCGAAAGCTATATCTCCCCGATTCTGGATTATAGCAGTATAATGTCTAAACCCGAGaccaaaccatatatatatcccaaaaataaaccaattgtTG
The sequence above is a segment of the Camelina sativa cultivar DH55 chromosome 10, Cs, whole genome shotgun sequence genome. Coding sequences within it:
- the LOC104719539 gene encoding probable S-adenosylmethionine-dependent methyltransferase At5g38780 produces the protein MSTSSQSYPMSGGDDQHSYIHNSSYQKAVIDGVEEKARQYILEKNNLLNLMKPDLSIFTIANYGCSIGPNTFHAVQSITDTVKLKHMKERQEISLVPLEFQVCFNDQANNDFNTLFRTQPPSFEQEYFSVGVPGSFYGRVLPRNSIHIGHTSYTTHWLSKVPEHVCDKKSPAWNKNYIHCNNLIEEVTEAYKVQFRKDMSVFLKARAEELVPEGLMIALGELFICFIFIFLYLQGVTTLEKIELFSMPMYFPQYSELKRAIEQNGSFTIEMMETTSHPLEALQLTNDFITLMFGAFLSTMIEKHFGDFVVDELFDQLAKKLLKHPIDFEKCKKNMVYYIILKRK